A window of Streptomyces sp. SAI-127 contains these coding sequences:
- a CDS encoding ABC transporter substrate-binding protein produces the protein MSRNARRGALAAATVALTLTAAACSSSSDPGSSSGPGASSSGSSAFQAQHKGGTLKLVAHAAAGSFDPQVNYTLQYWQLFQSMYDGLLAFKKVNGQESFTVVPDLATAMPKVTNGGKTYTFTLRKGITFSNGKALTTDDVVASFQRIFKVSSPTAGTFYNGIVGADACLKTPASCTLSKGVIGDAKANTVTINLTAADPEFEYKLAVPHAVVVPKDSPTKDAGTKPLPSTGPYMAASYDPNRALKLVRNPHFKEWSREAEPQGYPDAIDYTFGQTVESEVTAIENGQADWMYDAPPADRLNEIGTKYASQAHVNPLTAFWYATLNVNMAPFNNKLARQAINWAVDRSAVVRLYGGTNLASPACTVLPPGFPGHVESCDYTKGGGATWKAADLAKAKELVKQSGTAGQEVGIVTQDDDVNKSIGQYLQSLLTQLGYKATLKPLSGNIQFTYIQNTKNKVQLALTSWYQDYPAASDFLNVLLSCASYHPGSDSSINISGFCDKGVDAKMQAALKTSQTDKASADKQWGAVDQAVMAQSPLVPLINPKMIDFTSKRVGNYRFSKQFYMLVGQLWVK, from the coding sequence ATGTCCCGCAATGCCAGACGGGGCGCGCTCGCCGCCGCCACCGTCGCCCTCACGCTCACCGCGGCCGCCTGTTCGTCCTCCTCCGACCCGGGCTCCTCCTCCGGCCCGGGCGCCTCCTCGTCCGGCTCCTCCGCCTTCCAGGCCCAGCACAAGGGCGGCACCCTGAAGCTCGTCGCCCACGCGGCCGCGGGCAGCTTCGACCCGCAGGTCAACTACACGCTCCAGTACTGGCAGTTGTTCCAGTCGATGTACGACGGGCTGCTCGCCTTCAAGAAGGTCAACGGTCAGGAGTCCTTCACCGTCGTCCCCGACCTGGCCACGGCCATGCCGAAGGTGACCAACGGCGGCAAGACCTACACCTTCACGCTCCGCAAGGGCATCACCTTCTCCAACGGCAAGGCCCTGACCACCGACGACGTCGTGGCGTCCTTCCAGCGCATCTTCAAGGTCTCCAGCCCCACCGCGGGCACCTTCTACAACGGCATCGTCGGCGCCGACGCCTGTCTCAAGACGCCGGCCTCCTGCACCCTGTCCAAGGGCGTGATCGGTGACGCCAAGGCGAACACGGTCACCATCAACCTGACGGCTGCCGATCCGGAGTTCGAGTACAAGCTGGCCGTCCCGCACGCCGTCGTCGTACCGAAGGACTCGCCGACGAAGGACGCCGGTACCAAGCCGCTGCCGTCGACCGGGCCGTACATGGCGGCGTCGTACGACCCCAACCGGGCGCTCAAGCTGGTCCGTAACCCGCACTTCAAGGAGTGGTCGCGGGAGGCGGAGCCGCAGGGCTATCCCGACGCCATCGACTACACCTTCGGCCAGACCGTCGAGTCCGAGGTGACCGCCATCGAGAACGGCCAGGCGGACTGGATGTACGACGCGCCGCCCGCCGACCGCCTCAACGAGATCGGCACCAAGTACGCCTCGCAGGCGCATGTGAACCCGCTGACGGCGTTCTGGTACGCGACGCTCAACGTCAACATGGCTCCCTTCAACAACAAGTTGGCGCGTCAGGCGATCAACTGGGCCGTTGACCGGTCCGCCGTGGTGCGGCTGTACGGCGGTACCAACCTCGCCTCCCCCGCCTGCACGGTCCTGCCGCCCGGCTTCCCCGGGCACGTCGAGTCGTGCGACTACACCAAGGGCGGCGGTGCGACCTGGAAGGCCGCGGACCTCGCCAAGGCCAAGGAACTGGTGAAGCAGTCCGGTACGGCGGGTCAGGAGGTCGGCATCGTCACGCAGGACGACGACGTCAACAAATCGATCGGGCAGTACCTGCAGAGCCTGCTCACCCAGCTCGGCTACAAGGCGACGCTCAAGCCGCTGTCGGGGAACATCCAGTTCACCTACATCCAGAACACCAAGAACAAGGTGCAGTTGGCCCTCACCTCCTGGTACCAGGACTATCCGGCGGCCTCCGACTTCCTCAACGTGCTGCTCTCCTGCGCGAGTTACCACCCCGGCAGCGACTCCAGCATCAACATCTCAGGGTTCTGCGACAAGGGCGTCGACGCGAAGATGCAGGCGGCGCTGAAGACCTCGCAGACCGACAAGGCGAGCGCGGACAAGCAGTGGGGTGCCGTGGACCAGGCGGTCATGGCCCAGTCCCCGCTGGTGCCGCTGATCAACCCGAAGATGATCGACTTCACGTCGAAGCGGGTCGGCAATTACCGGTTCAGCAAGCAGTTCTACATGCTGGTCGGGCAGTTGTGGGTGAAGTGA
- a CDS encoding proline iminopeptidase-family hydrolase: MAIPEPNHTGTVDFNGHSTWYRITGEPGRTPLVVLHGGPGAGHHYTLSIAGISEQGRPVIHYDQLGTGFSTHLPGKGADFWTVQLFLDELDHLLKELGIADGYHLLGQSWGGMLAAEHAVRRPPGLRGLVIANSPASMGLWLEAAAELRAGLPEEVQHTLHAHEAAGTTDHPDYRAAEQVFNERHVCRMTPNPPEVQATWDNIAADPTVYHSMNGPNEFHVVGTLKDWSVIDRLHLIEVPTLLVSGRFDEATPETVRPFADRIPDVRWHMFEHSSHMPHVEEEQLYLRVVGEFLDSTD, translated from the coding sequence GTGGCGATCCCCGAACCGAACCACACCGGAACCGTCGACTTCAACGGCCATTCCACCTGGTACCGGATCACGGGCGAACCGGGCAGGACACCCCTGGTGGTCCTGCACGGCGGGCCCGGCGCCGGCCACCACTACACGCTCAGCATCGCGGGCATCTCCGAGCAGGGCCGCCCCGTGATCCACTACGACCAGCTCGGCACCGGTTTCTCCACCCATCTGCCCGGCAAGGGCGCCGACTTCTGGACCGTCCAGCTCTTCCTCGACGAGCTGGACCACCTGCTCAAGGAGTTGGGCATCGCCGACGGCTACCACCTCCTCGGCCAGTCCTGGGGCGGCATGCTCGCCGCCGAGCACGCGGTACGCCGCCCGCCCGGGCTGCGCGGACTGGTCATCGCCAACTCCCCCGCGTCCATGGGGCTGTGGCTCGAGGCGGCGGCCGAACTGCGCGCCGGACTCCCCGAGGAGGTCCAGCACACCCTGCACGCCCACGAGGCGGCCGGGACCACGGACCACCCCGACTACCGGGCGGCCGAACAGGTCTTCAACGAGCGCCATGTGTGCCGAATGACGCCCAACCCGCCCGAGGTGCAGGCCACTTGGGACAACATCGCGGCCGATCCGACCGTGTACCACTCGATGAACGGCCCCAATGAGTTCCATGTCGTCGGCACCCTCAAGGACTGGTCGGTCATCGACCGGCTGCATCTGATCGAGGTGCCGACCCTGCTGGTGTCCGGGCGCTTCGACGAGGCGACCCCCGAGACCGTCCGCCCCTTCGCCGACCGCATCCCCGATGTGCGCTGGCACATGTTCGAGCATTCGAGCCACATGCCGCACGTCGAGGAGGAGCAGCTCTACCTCCGGGTCGTCGGCGAGTTCCTCGACTCCACCGACTGA
- a CDS encoding FCD domain-containing protein: protein MNSAVDEVADRLLTAIAVGDFLPGERLPAERELTALLHVSRPTVREAVARLLALGVIEIRRGRNGGAFVRDSWTESSGAAVRRTLLPRWEEFEQLFDLRGLVEGMVAATAARRRRPEDLEPMREALDAHLSASTPREEQAADSAFHRAICAATHNPQIAQLSRDLLTRISLGFPIEPWGKGERSHHERAGHGHTALYEAVAAGDPERAEGTAREHFMISAEMIREVLARVRAAEAP, encoded by the coding sequence GTGAACTCGGCGGTCGACGAGGTCGCCGACCGGCTGCTCACCGCGATCGCCGTCGGAGACTTCCTGCCCGGCGAGCGGCTGCCCGCAGAACGCGAGCTCACCGCACTGCTGCACGTCAGCCGCCCCACCGTGCGCGAGGCGGTCGCACGCCTGCTGGCGTTGGGCGTCATCGAGATCCGCAGGGGCCGCAACGGCGGAGCGTTCGTCCGCGACAGCTGGACCGAGTCCTCGGGCGCCGCGGTCCGCCGTACGCTGCTGCCCCGCTGGGAGGAGTTCGAGCAACTCTTCGATCTGCGCGGGCTGGTGGAGGGCATGGTGGCCGCGACGGCCGCCCGGCGCCGACGCCCCGAGGACCTGGAGCCGATGCGCGAGGCGCTGGACGCGCACCTCTCCGCGAGCACACCCCGTGAGGAGCAGGCCGCCGACAGCGCGTTCCACCGGGCGATCTGCGCGGCCACCCACAATCCGCAGATCGCCCAGCTCAGCCGGGACCTGCTGACCCGGATCAGCCTGGGCTTCCCGATCGAACCCTGGGGGAAGGGCGAGCGCTCCCACCACGAACGGGCCGGTCACGGACACACGGCGCTCTACGAGGCCGTCGCGGCGGGCGATCCGGAGCGCGCGGAGGGGACAGCCCGGGAGCATTTCATGATCAGCGCCGAGATGATCAGGGAGGTCCTGGCCCGGGTCCGGGCGGCCGAGGCTCCCTGA
- a CDS encoding L-fucose/L-arabinose isomerase family protein, with the protein MATTESTTTRAGAREAVLGELLPPVTRRRPRIGLVSGGLGTYWPQFPGLLPQLKESAAYVADRLGRLDAEVTDAGFVSDAQEGAAAAEQLRRADCDLIVLFLTTYLTSSMVLPIAQRTHTPVLVVDLQPSERMDHASFDTGDWLAYCSQCSVPEVGNVFRRAGVPFRSVSGWLRQESAWRRVERWVRAAHVRAALRHARHGLMGHVYPGMLDVQTDPTLLSATFGSHVEVLEFDDLRHRVEKVTEAETRERVELARRIFTVDDSVVDEDFAWGATVSVALDRLVEDFGLDTLAYYHRGLDGELHERLGAGMILGASLLTARGVPAAGEFELRTSLAQLASQSVGAGGSFTEIQALNFEDGVVEMGHDGPAHLALSARDPLLRGLGVYHGKRGWGVSVEFDVRQGPVTLLGLGQDADGSLSFITSEGTVVPGPLLEIGNTTSRVDFGRDPGEWVDAWSATGVGHHWSLAVGHHGADFGAAASLLGIDHREV; encoded by the coding sequence ATGGCGACGACCGAATCCACCACGACGCGTGCCGGTGCACGAGAAGCCGTGCTGGGCGAGTTGCTCCCGCCCGTGACGCGCCGCCGACCACGGATCGGGCTGGTCTCCGGCGGGCTCGGCACCTACTGGCCGCAGTTCCCGGGACTGCTGCCCCAGTTGAAGGAGTCGGCCGCGTATGTCGCCGACCGGCTGGGCCGGTTGGACGCGGAGGTGACGGACGCCGGGTTCGTCTCCGACGCGCAGGAGGGCGCGGCCGCCGCCGAGCAACTGCGGCGGGCCGACTGCGATCTGATCGTGCTGTTCCTGACGACCTATCTGACCTCGTCGATGGTGCTGCCGATCGCGCAGCGCACCCACACCCCGGTGCTGGTCGTCGACCTCCAGCCGTCCGAGCGGATGGACCACGCCTCCTTCGACACGGGCGACTGGCTGGCGTACTGCTCGCAGTGCTCCGTGCCGGAGGTCGGCAACGTCTTCCGCCGGGCCGGTGTCCCCTTCCGTTCGGTGTCGGGCTGGCTGCGGCAGGAGTCGGCGTGGCGGCGCGTCGAGCGGTGGGTGCGGGCCGCGCACGTCCGGGCGGCGCTCCGGCACGCCCGGCACGGACTGATGGGGCACGTGTATCCCGGGATGCTCGATGTGCAGACCGATCCGACGCTGCTGTCGGCGACGTTCGGCTCGCACGTCGAGGTGCTGGAGTTCGACGATCTGCGGCACCGGGTGGAGAAGGTGACCGAGGCGGAGACCCGGGAGCGGGTGGAGCTCGCCCGGCGGATCTTCACCGTCGACGACAGCGTGGTCGACGAGGACTTCGCGTGGGGCGCGACGGTGTCGGTGGCTCTCGACCGGCTGGTGGAGGACTTCGGCCTCGACACCCTCGCGTACTACCACCGGGGCCTCGACGGAGAGCTGCACGAGCGGCTCGGCGCCGGGATGATCCTGGGCGCCTCCCTGCTCACCGCCCGCGGAGTGCCCGCGGCCGGTGAGTTCGAACTGCGCACCAGTCTCGCCCAGTTGGCCTCGCAGAGTGTCGGTGCCGGAGGTTCCTTCACCGAGATCCAGGCGCTGAACTTCGAGGACGGCGTGGTGGAGATGGGCCACGACGGGCCGGCCCACCTCGCGCTCAGCGCCCGGGACCCGCTGCTGCGCGGCCTCGGTGTCTATCACGGCAAGCGCGGCTGGGGTGTCAGCGTGGAGTTCGACGTCCGGCAGGGGCCGGTCACGCTGCTCGGTCTCGGTCAGGACGCCGACGGCAGCCTGTCGTTCATCACCTCCGAGGGCACGGTCGTGCCCGGTCCGCTGCTGGAGATCGGCAACACCACCAGCAGGGTCGACTTCGGCCGTGATCCCGGTGAGTGGGTCGACGCGTGGAGCGCCACGGGGGTGGGGCATCACTGGTCGCTGGCCGTGGGGCACCACGGCGCTGATTTCGGGGCCGCGGCGAGTCTGCTGGGGATCGATCACCGGGAGGTGTAG
- a CDS encoding MFS transporter — MARTSPAPNQPEPPIEKRLWKVATLSGMASYLDAALIVSIGVNLAIYRDAYDMGVWMAGAISAIVTICIAVGSLVGGRLADVFGRRRLYNLDILCYALGAVIITLAPDDITLLVGVLLAGLAAGADLPTSLAVVSDASPDHARGRLIAFTQVMWMLGIIVVVFVGFALSDTGMLGARLITGHLAVAALVTWHLRSRLELATGPDPAQDQVPTEKPAEQQGVALRNVWTRAALVPMLATFAFYVTWGLGANTMGQFTTYLLVTVSGASQSVATGINLACLPIGLLLTLAFVRIADGPRRDRMFYVATLVQIAAFAIGTLTLGAIVGFLVFYVLYQLSYPFAGEANYKVWSQLTLPADTRGTTQGITYAVSRGVFAGVAFVTPALLDRSPSLLLWVITGCMALSALAGLYIVRVLIPRVSPVATAPADVKVART; from the coding sequence ATGGCCCGAACCTCGCCTGCCCCGAACCAGCCGGAACCGCCCATCGAGAAGCGCCTGTGGAAGGTCGCGACCCTCTCCGGCATGGCGTCCTACCTCGACGCCGCACTCATCGTCAGCATCGGCGTCAACCTGGCCATCTACCGCGACGCCTACGACATGGGCGTCTGGATGGCCGGTGCGATCAGCGCGATCGTCACCATCTGCATCGCCGTCGGCTCCCTGGTCGGCGGACGGCTCGCCGACGTGTTCGGCCGACGCCGTCTCTACAACCTGGACATCCTCTGCTACGCCCTCGGGGCGGTCATCATCACCCTCGCGCCCGACGACATCACCCTTCTGGTGGGTGTCCTGCTCGCCGGTCTCGCGGCCGGCGCCGACCTGCCGACGTCCCTGGCCGTGGTCTCGGACGCGTCCCCCGACCACGCCCGGGGCAGGCTCATCGCGTTCACGCAGGTCATGTGGATGCTGGGCATCATCGTCGTGGTCTTCGTCGGCTTCGCCCTGTCGGACACGGGCATGCTCGGCGCACGGCTCATCACCGGCCATCTGGCGGTCGCCGCTCTGGTCACCTGGCATCTGCGCTCGCGGCTGGAGCTGGCCACCGGACCGGACCCGGCACAGGACCAGGTCCCGACGGAGAAGCCGGCCGAGCAGCAGGGCGTCGCGCTCAGGAACGTCTGGACCCGTGCCGCGCTGGTGCCCATGCTCGCGACCTTCGCCTTCTACGTCACCTGGGGCCTGGGCGCCAACACCATGGGGCAGTTCACGACGTATCTGCTGGTCACCGTCAGCGGTGCCTCGCAGAGCGTGGCCACCGGCATCAACCTGGCCTGTCTCCCGATCGGCCTGCTGCTGACGCTCGCCTTCGTCCGGATCGCCGACGGCCCGCGGCGCGACCGGATGTTCTACGTCGCCACGCTCGTGCAGATCGCGGCCTTCGCGATCGGCACGCTCACCCTGGGCGCCATCGTCGGCTTCCTCGTCTTCTACGTCCTCTACCAGCTGTCGTATCCCTTCGCCGGCGAGGCGAACTACAAGGTGTGGTCGCAGCTGACACTGCCCGCGGACACCCGGGGCACCACACAGGGGATCACCTACGCCGTCTCGCGCGGGGTGTTCGCGGGCGTCGCGTTCGTCACGCCCGCCCTGCTCGACCGGAGCCCCAGCCTGCTGCTCTGGGTGATCACCGGCTGCATGGCGCTGTCGGCCCTCGCGGGTCTGTACATCGTCCGCGTCCTCATTCCGCGCGTGTCCCCGGTCGCCACCGCCCCGGCGGACGTCAAGGTCGCGCGGACCTGA
- a CDS encoding glycosyl hydrolase has product MISPALQQLFDNPPRDFGPTPLWWWSGAKVTRDRLAWQLRRFADGGVHNLVVINLAPAGPTFGARTDDPVWFGEEWWARFTDACEIAGDLGMRLWFYDQIGFSGANVQGGITREHPDAAGRALRSRLAVVSDGTVALQGAETLLGAYDSGGARVPVSGRPDPVGRQGPPRLEVADGTQVRLVLAVPTAFDYLNPASVDLLFDAIHREYDRRVPEYLGNVIAGSFQDELPATNSWTGRFPEEFRARRGYDLLDHLPALFTGDDTTRARKIRADYYAVRAELTEEALFRPLAAWHDERGLLLGCDQSHPARSGFPAQSTQLYTDYFRTHRWYSAAGSDHHGDAKVHSSMAHLYGHERVWIESFHSSGWGGTLEETYDWLLPFLRSGANLYNPHASYFGTAGGWFEWAPPSTDWRQPYWRQYPAFSRAVARICSILSWGTYSADVAVLHPTATMQALIPLDAPVQHFGDGRLGAAHADVDETQRHYLELCGTNNWLRPAVGALDRHRVSFDVIDDASVQGAKAGDGALRIRDLAYTAVLLPSASVLEHETARRLAELLDAGGRVVVVGRPPTQAAGLGGDDSVVAALLDHPRLERVTDAEAGAAAVAEAAGYATGEVPLLVRRKGDAAVALVTGAFPDARTHPPRDHHEIDPARYARTSSVTVRATVAEAEIWNPATGTRRTGRVTVTDGVSTIEVPLEGAPAALVVWREGPLVDAVPPSPTEPPETTDLSTGWEGRLAPTMDNTWGDLALPAGASVTEPQIWTMRWTETEGSWEQTRVTYGNRVRVLAPVPSAQAPAPLDRAAVEQVLSGERELASPDWAVSLYSSSRGIPDPYGLLGNKGLVPEEFVRVPVPGSGTVARVRAVVETDHRGPADLHVGAAAVKRLWWNGSRLETGGGHLASARVEVERARNVLEYELSDAQDRPQTISAAADTPLGSYFCLSRPDGFAPRPLFMRLPDGVRPDGSVTYRGRISAPGQGTDAVLVVGAAVGVTVLLDGAVVARQEKVEYYESDWGAVPMFFRHELTLSGGDHVLDVVADSVDARDGVFVDLVADTTALVSGPGWAAGTGEWSGLTIEHTGRWGELQHCGAAVRPHPLPDAEWLAGAPVLGSAVLPLRSTDDLREVEQRFRFTVPAGTVSLDLPLELPARVTIGDGPELDFLGGVLTLDQPLDEAAECQVVTAPTAVLRGGSAWRGPVRVRTVPAPMPLGEWGEMGLGGWSGGVTYARTPEVPAGPDPVLDLGRVRGSVAVCVDGEIVGEAFCAPYRFELRGTAGRTVRLEVTVHNTLAPYLSEATPTAWAFPSQLPSGLLGPVTLERRV; this is encoded by the coding sequence GTGATCTCTCCAGCCCTGCAACAGTTGTTCGACAACCCGCCCCGGGACTTCGGACCCACCCCGCTGTGGTGGTGGTCGGGCGCGAAGGTCACCCGTGACCGCCTGGCCTGGCAGCTGCGCCGGTTCGCGGACGGCGGCGTCCACAACCTCGTGGTGATCAACCTGGCCCCGGCCGGCCCGACCTTCGGCGCCCGCACCGACGACCCGGTGTGGTTCGGCGAGGAGTGGTGGGCCCGCTTCACGGACGCCTGTGAGATCGCCGGGGACCTGGGCATGCGCCTGTGGTTCTACGACCAGATCGGCTTCTCCGGCGCCAACGTGCAGGGCGGCATCACCCGGGAGCACCCCGACGCGGCAGGCCGCGCACTGCGGTCACGCCTGGCCGTCGTCTCCGACGGCACGGTCGCGCTGCAAGGCGCGGAGACACTGCTGGGGGCGTACGACAGCGGTGGCGCGCGGGTGCCGGTCTCCGGGCGGCCCGACCCTGTAGGTCGCCAAGGACCGCCACGGCTCGAGGTCGCCGACGGCACCCAGGTGCGCCTGGTCCTCGCCGTCCCCACCGCCTTCGACTACCTGAACCCGGCGTCTGTCGATCTCCTGTTCGACGCCATCCATCGCGAGTACGACCGGCGCGTGCCCGAGTACCTGGGCAACGTCATCGCCGGCAGCTTCCAGGACGAGCTTCCCGCCACCAACTCCTGGACCGGCCGCTTCCCCGAGGAGTTCCGGGCCCGACGCGGCTACGACCTCCTCGACCACCTCCCCGCCCTCTTCACGGGCGACGACACCACCCGGGCCCGGAAGATCCGCGCCGACTACTACGCCGTCCGTGCCGAGCTCACCGAAGAGGCGCTGTTCCGTCCCCTCGCCGCCTGGCACGACGAGCGCGGCCTGCTCCTGGGCTGCGACCAGAGCCACCCCGCCCGCTCCGGCTTCCCGGCCCAGTCGACGCAGCTCTACACGGACTACTTCCGCACCCACCGCTGGTACAGCGCCGCCGGCAGCGACCACCACGGCGACGCCAAGGTCCACTCCTCCATGGCCCACCTCTACGGCCACGAGCGCGTCTGGATCGAGTCGTTCCACTCCTCCGGCTGGGGCGGCACCCTGGAGGAGACCTACGACTGGCTGCTGCCGTTCCTGCGCAGCGGCGCCAACCTCTACAACCCGCACGCCAGTTACTTCGGCACCGCGGGCGGCTGGTTCGAGTGGGCGCCGCCGTCCACCGACTGGCGCCAGCCCTACTGGCGGCAGTACCCCGCCTTCTCCCGGGCCGTCGCCCGGATCTGCTCGATCCTGTCCTGGGGCACCTACAGCGCCGACGTGGCGGTCCTGCATCCGACCGCCACCATGCAGGCCCTCATCCCCCTGGACGCCCCCGTCCAGCACTTCGGCGACGGCCGCCTGGGCGCGGCCCACGCCGACGTCGACGAGACCCAGCGCCACTACCTGGAACTGTGCGGCACCAACAACTGGCTCAGGCCCGCCGTCGGCGCCCTCGACCGCCACCGCGTCTCCTTCGACGTCATCGACGACGCCTCCGTCCAGGGGGCCAAGGCCGGCGACGGGGCCCTGCGCATCAGGGACCTGGCGTACACCGCGGTCCTGCTGCCCTCGGCGAGCGTCCTGGAGCACGAGACGGCCCGCCGACTGGCCGAACTCCTCGACGCCGGCGGACGGGTCGTGGTCGTCGGCCGCCCGCCGACGCAGGCGGCCGGGCTCGGCGGTGACGACTCCGTCGTGGCCGCACTTCTGGATCACCCCCGCCTGGAGCGGGTGACCGACGCCGAGGCCGGTGCGGCCGCGGTCGCCGAAGCCGCCGGATACGCGACGGGCGAGGTGCCGCTGCTCGTCAGGAGGAAGGGCGACGCGGCGGTCGCGCTGGTCACGGGGGCGTTCCCCGACGCCCGTACGCATCCGCCGCGGGACCACCACGAGATCGACCCCGCCCGCTACGCCCGCACCTCCTCCGTCACCGTACGGGCCACGGTCGCCGAGGCCGAGATCTGGAACCCGGCGACCGGCACCCGCCGCACCGGACGCGTCACCGTCACCGACGGCGTCTCGACCATCGAGGTACCCCTGGAGGGCGCCCCCGCCGCCCTCGTCGTATGGCGCGAAGGCCCTCTGGTGGACGCTGTTCCCCCGTCGCCCACGGAGCCGCCGGAGACGACCGACCTGTCGACCGGCTGGGAGGGCCGCCTTGCTCCCACCATGGACAACACCTGGGGCGACCTGGCCCTGCCCGCCGGAGCCTCCGTCACCGAACCGCAGATCTGGACCATGCGGTGGACCGAGACCGAAGGCTCGTGGGAGCAGACGAGGGTGACATACGGCAACCGGGTCCGCGTCCTGGCGCCCGTGCCCTCCGCACAGGCTCCGGCTCCGTTGGACCGTGCCGCCGTCGAGCAAGTCCTGTCAGGGGAGCGCGAGTTGGCGTCCCCGGACTGGGCCGTCTCGCTGTACTCGTCGAGTCGCGGCATCCCGGACCCGTACGGTCTGCTCGGCAACAAGGGACTGGTACCGGAGGAGTTCGTGCGGGTGCCGGTACCCGGGAGCGGGACCGTCGCCCGGGTCAGGGCCGTCGTGGAGACCGACCACCGGGGACCCGCCGATCTGCATGTCGGTGCGGCGGCGGTCAAACGCCTGTGGTGGAACGGCAGCCGGCTGGAGACGGGCGGCGGCCATCTGGCGTCCGCCCGGGTCGAGGTCGAACGGGCCCGCAATGTGCTCGAGTACGAACTGTCCGACGCCCAGGACCGGCCGCAGACCATCTCGGCCGCCGCCGACACCCCGCTGGGCAGCTACTTCTGTCTGTCCCGTCCGGACGGGTTCGCGCCGCGCCCGCTGTTCATGCGCCTGCCCGACGGCGTACGACCGGACGGCAGCGTGACCTATCGCGGCCGTATCAGCGCCCCGGGGCAGGGTACGGACGCGGTCCTCGTCGTGGGTGCCGCGGTCGGCGTGACCGTCCTCCTCGACGGAGCCGTCGTGGCACGGCAGGAGAAGGTCGAGTACTACGAGTCCGACTGGGGCGCGGTGCCGATGTTCTTCCGGCACGAACTGACGCTGAGCGGCGGCGATCACGTCCTCGACGTCGTGGCCGACAGCGTCGACGCGCGGGACGGTGTCTTCGTCGACCTCGTGGCGGACACGACCGCCCTGGTCAGCGGCCCGGGTTGGGCGGCCGGGACGGGGGAGTGGAGCGGGCTGACCATCGAACACACGGGCCGGTGGGGAGAGTTGCAGCACTGTGGCGCGGCGGTACGGCCGCACCCCCTGCCCGACGCCGAGTGGCTGGCCGGTGCTCCGGTGCTCGGGTCCGCCGTACTGCCGCTGCGGTCCACCGACGACCTCCGGGAGGTCGAGCAGCGCTTCCGGTTCACCGTGCCGGCGGGGACCGTGTCGCTCGACCTGCCACTGGAGCTTCCCGCCCGGGTGACGATCGGCGACGGCCCTGAACTCGACTTCCTGGGCGGTGTACTGACGCTGGATCAACCGCTCGACGAGGCGGCCGAGTGCCAAGTGGTCACCGCTCCCACGGCCGTTCTGCGCGGTGGCTCCGCCTGGCGGGGACCGGTACGCGTCCGCACGGTACCGGCACCCATGCCGCTGGGCGAGTGGGGTGAGATGGGACTGGGCGGTTGGAGCGGAGGCGTGACCTATGCCCGGACACCGGAGGTGCCGGCCGGGCCGGACCCGGTGCTGGATCTGGGGCGGGTGCGTGGCAGTGTCGCGGTGTGCGTCGACGGTGAAATCGTCGGGGAGGCGTTCTGCGCGCCGTACCGCTTCGAACTGCGTGGGACCGCCGGGCGCACCGTCCGCCTCGAAGTGACCGTCCACAACACTTTGGCGCCGTATCTGTCCGAAGCCACGCCCACCGCCTGGGCCTTCCCCTCCCAGCTCCCCTCCGGCCTGCTGGGGCCGGTGACGCTAGAAAGGCGCGTCTGA